Proteins from a genomic interval of Pararge aegeria chromosome 26, ilParAegt1.1, whole genome shotgun sequence:
- the LOC120635435 gene encoding uncharacterized protein LOC120635435 — protein MDSETTTAAAGLLCALAIYSYALKKKRTIQKKQRKRRWWITTIHRNRTSATMEKQLNELLAEPSEEFKKFSRMSLNDFEYLLSQISTRISKQDTQLRKAIPAQIRLAITLRYLATGDDYESLHFLFKVSPQIISKFIPEVCHALCEVLEDEIKIPSCPEEWLRIERGFARKFPRAIGSIDGKHIVLDCPFNSGSVYYNYKRTYSIVLLALVDSQYNFIFADIGCQGRISDGGVFTNSLLWNKMCTNSLNLPPPHPLPGLNIDVPYVF, from the exons ATGGATAGTGAAACCACTACAGCAGCTGCGGGGCTACTTTGCGCTTTGGCAATTTATAGTTACGCCTTAAAGAAAAAACGAACAATTCAAAAGAAGCAAAGAAAACGGAGATGGTGGATTACCACCATTCACCGAAACAGAACCAG TGCAACTATGGAGAAGCAGTTGAATGAACTACTTGCAGAACCTTCAGaggaattcaaaaagttttccCGGATGTCATTAAATGATTTTGAATATTTGCTTAGTCAAATTTCAACACGAATTTCAAAACAAGACACCCAATTACGAAAAGCTATTCCTGCCCAGATACGTCTTGCTATAACACTGAGATACTTAGCAACAGGAGACGACTATGAAAGCCTTCATTTTTTGTTCAAAGTTTCACcacaaataatatcaaaatttataCCAGAAGTTTGCCATGCCCTATGTGAAGTGTTAGaggatgaaataaaa ATACCATCTTGTCCAGAAGAATGGCTGCGTATTGAAAGAGGATTTGCAAGGAAGTTTCCTCGAGCGATTGGATCTATTGACGGCAAACATATTGTTCTCGACTGTCCATTCAATTCTGGTTCtgtatactataattataaaagaacCTACAGTATAGTATTACTGGCATTAGTTGATAgtcaatataatttcatttttgcTGATATTGGTTGCCAAGGCAGAATAAGTGACGGTGGAGTTTTTACAAATAGTCTTTTATGGAACAAGATGTGCACAAACAGCTTAAATTTACCACCACCGCATCCTTTACCAGGTTTGAATATTGATGTGCCCTACGTTTTTTAG